A region from the bacterium genome encodes:
- a CDS encoding metallophosphoesterase: MIKNTKIAFKRIILSTIFCFFITNTLYSSPNLITVIEEKKTITQEETFTFAVIGDNQPRGNFGQPPIFKKIISEINNSDAQFVVHLGDKIQGNRNKDIVKKQYAEFLDIIKPLKMKLYHTVGNHDVKKLKYNEELYIELFGQTYYSFSIKNAFFIILNTEIIKEEGSIQGKQLEWLKEELEKSKDYRNTFVFMHRPLYSAIFFNRRHTHFASKEDRDNLIELFKKYKVTTVFSGHEHLYHNINLDGLQLITSGGGGAPFHFYPMGNFYHYLIVKVKEKDVTIRAIPVPEE, from the coding sequence ATGATTAAGAATACAAAAATAGCTTTTAAAAGGATTATATTATCAACTATATTCTGTTTTTTTATTACAAACACTCTATACTCTTCCCCAAACCTTATAACTGTTATTGAAGAGAAAAAGACCATCACCCAAGAAGAAACATTTACTTTTGCTGTTATTGGTGATAACCAACCTCGAGGCAATTTTGGGCAACCTCCAATATTCAAAAAAATAATCTCAGAGATTAACAACTCTGACGCCCAATTTGTGGTACATCTTGGAGATAAAATACAAGGTAATAGAAACAAAGATATAGTAAAAAAACAGTATGCTGAATTTTTAGATATAATAAAACCTTTAAAAATGAAACTTTATCATACTGTTGGAAACCACGATGTAAAAAAATTAAAATATAACGAAGAGTTGTATATTGAATTGTTTGGGCAAACATACTACTCTTTTTCAATAAAAAACGCTTTTTTTATTATCTTAAATACAGAAATAATTAAAGAAGAGGGTAGCATACAAGGCAAACAACTTGAATGGTTGAAAGAAGAACTTGAAAAATCAAAAGATTATAGAAACACTTTTGTTTTTATGCATAGACCCCTCTACTCAGCTATCTTTTTTAATAGACGCCACACCCATTTTGCCTCAAAAGAAGATAGAGATAACCTTATAGAACTCTTTAAAAAATATAAAGTAACAACTGTTTTTTCAGGTCACGAACATTTATACCACAACATAAATCTTGACGGGCTACAACTTATAACATCAGGTGGAGGCGGTGCCCCTTTCCATTTTTATCCTATGGGAAACTTCTACCACTACCTTATTGTTAAGGTAAAAGAAAAAGATGTAACAATAAGAGCTATCCCCGTACCAGAAGAGTAG